A window of the Streptomyces sp. Ag109_O5-10 genome harbors these coding sequences:
- a CDS encoding helix-turn-helix domain-containing protein — translation METPSVPGVGRIAAWPSERETPVTLLREPAVAAGEPREQDIPLGFRQDRADDGGTGAAPFGRRLRDLRLRSGLSQKQLARSSTLSVRAIRDLENGRVRQPRADSLRLLAEALGLSAPQLNRLTNGHSPGCPASAAEPAVSGPFIGREQELAALTTMLGADHHRLITITGIEGVGKTRLAREVTHALEAAEHATVLWLPLDDDRLRSGRAPVGAPDQPTWWREVVHRGPDSRRRLAETIGDADSILVLDGARPEDELTDLTAHLLAVCPRLRILVTTRNPGGMPLDTLFPLAPLPVPSPDIEPEDLDAVASVALLLAQTKRIRPAFRPDPHVLADVARICHALDGLPAALESVAHWSLIYSLRQLARQLAVEPLTVARRPLGGPQRPDAYASVHHTVATLSSRQRDLLSIMSQKPSRESDGYWSVAEVADQMGLPAAECADDVYHLVILGILRRVDRHDVAMFKVLNIVGIVGQHATAGRNGIAGQHTAA, via the coding sequence CCGGTGACACTGCTCCGCGAACCGGCCGTCGCCGCCGGTGAGCCGCGCGAGCAGGACATTCCGCTCGGATTCCGCCAGGACCGGGCCGACGACGGCGGGACCGGCGCCGCGCCCTTCGGCCGGCGGCTGCGCGACCTGCGACTGCGGAGCGGACTGTCCCAGAAGCAGCTGGCGCGGTCCAGCACGCTCAGCGTTCGAGCGATACGTGATCTGGAGAACGGGAGGGTACGGCAGCCCAGGGCGGACTCCCTGCGCCTGCTCGCCGAGGCTCTTGGGCTCAGCGCCCCGCAGCTGAACCGGCTGACGAACGGCCACTCGCCAGGCTGTCCGGCGTCAGCCGCCGAGCCGGCCGTGAGCGGCCCGTTCATCGGCCGGGAGCAGGAGCTGGCGGCGTTGACGACGATGCTCGGCGCCGATCACCACCGCCTGATCACGATCACCGGGATCGAGGGCGTCGGCAAGACCCGGCTCGCACGGGAGGTGACGCACGCACTGGAAGCGGCCGAGCACGCGACGGTCCTCTGGCTGCCCCTCGACGACGACCGGCTCCGGAGCGGAAGGGCACCGGTGGGGGCCCCGGACCAGCCCACGTGGTGGCGTGAGGTCGTGCACCGCGGGCCCGACAGCCGGCGGCGCCTCGCCGAGACGATCGGGGATGCGGACAGCATCCTCGTCCTCGACGGTGCCCGGCCGGAGGACGAGCTGACGGACCTCACAGCCCATCTCCTGGCCGTCTGCCCCCGGCTGCGCATCCTCGTCACGACGAGAAACCCCGGCGGCATGCCCCTCGACACCCTCTTCCCGCTCGCGCCGCTCCCGGTGCCCTCGCCGGACATCGAGCCGGAGGACCTGGACGCGGTCGCGTCGGTGGCCCTGCTGCTCGCGCAGACGAAGCGCATCCGGCCGGCCTTCCGTCCCGACCCGCACGTCCTCGCGGACGTCGCCCGGATCTGCCACGCGCTCGACGGCCTTCCCGCCGCTCTCGAATCCGTCGCCCACTGGAGCCTGATCTACTCCCTGCGGCAGCTCGCCCGGCAACTTGCCGTCGAGCCGCTCACCGTGGCACGGCGGCCCCTGGGCGGCCCCCAGCGGCCGGACGCCTACGCGTCGGTCCACCACACCGTCGCCACGCTGAGCAGCCGCCAACGCGACCTGCTGTCGATCATGTCCCAGAAGCCGTCCCGCGAGTCCGACGGCTACTGGTCGGTGGCGGAGGTGGCGGACCAGATGGGCCTGCCGGCCGCGGAGTGCGCCGACGACGTCTACCACCTCGTCATCCTCGGCATCCTGCGCCGCGTCGACCGTCACGACGTGGCGATGTTCAAGGTGCTCAACATCGTCGGCATCGTCGGGCAGCACGCGACCGCAGGGCGGAACGGCATCGCGGGACAGCACACCGCCGCATGA
- a CDS encoding fumarylacetoacetate hydrolase family protein yields the protein MSVPGGIAVLSLVNATEGTSYGPTLLDIIQKDEAAALAATVAALSDPGGHGLRGEPVFGPLYRCPPKLWGVGLNYRRHADDLGVLQPTDAPGSYLRPSSTVIGYGDDILLPAQSQRVTAEAELGVVIGTTCRDVSAADAPSVIFGYTSILDMTAEDAIRVNPRHIPWAKAFDTFCSLGPWVVTPDEIPDLSAVRISTVVNGRPIASNQVSAMKYDPYWQVGYFSGGMVLEAGSVIATGTPGAGVIEDGDTVEALVEGVGALRNTVRLKAA from the coding sequence GTGTCGGTACCCGGCGGAATCGCCGTACTGAGCCTCGTCAACGCGACCGAGGGAACCAGCTACGGCCCCACCCTGCTCGACATCATCCAGAAGGACGAGGCCGCGGCGCTCGCGGCCACGGTCGCCGCCCTGTCCGACCCCGGCGGGCACGGCCTGCGGGGCGAGCCGGTGTTCGGGCCGCTGTACCGGTGCCCCCCGAAGCTGTGGGGCGTGGGCCTGAACTACCGGCGGCACGCCGACGACCTGGGCGTACTGCAGCCGACCGACGCCCCCGGCTCCTACCTGCGGCCCTCCTCCACGGTGATCGGCTACGGTGACGACATCCTGCTTCCCGCGCAGTCGCAGCGCGTCACCGCCGAGGCCGAGCTCGGCGTGGTCATCGGCACCACCTGCCGCGACGTCTCGGCCGCGGACGCACCGTCCGTCATCTTCGGCTACACCAGCATCCTGGACATGACCGCCGAGGACGCGATCAGGGTCAACCCCCGCCACATTCCGTGGGCGAAGGCTTTCGACACCTTCTGCAGCCTCGGCCCCTGGGTCGTCACCCCCGACGAGATCCCCGACCTGTCCGCCGTGCGGATCTCCACCGTCGTCAATGGGCGGCCGATCGCGTCCAACCAGGTGTCCGCGATGAAGTACGACCCCTACTGGCAGGTCGGCTACTTCTCCGGCGGCATGGTCCTCGAAGCCGGTTCCGTGATCGCCACGGGTACCCCCGGCGCCGGCGTGATCGAGGACGGGGACACGGTGGAGGCCCTTGTCGAGGGCGTCGGTGCCCTCCGCAACACCGTCAGGCTCAAAGCCGCCTAG
- a CDS encoding ATP-grasp domain-containing protein — protein MESNNPVVLLVDPADSRNGHAYKAAVRELGFDVVSLSTSPSSTAADLPADPAGEMSLQADGVDDAVRQVRAAGFDLRAVVPSRGSTLHLADEIAARLGLPGNDPALGWARRNKAAMRTRAVQTGVRVPEFRLVDSLDAVAEAARDIGFPVIVKQTMGSGSYGVTVIGDAADLDAATKDLAVDRHDRPVTEWLVEQYIRGREYAVNFCSADGEHRLIDVWEYRRPDDRDYDFPLWDIVQIDGSHPDYERVERFCKRVLDAFGIHYGPGHIEVKCSDDGDDVHLIELAARFSGGPAVPMWTRHSDLRPFHDAVECFLGRRPKMIDGDHGFRAVLGSVVIRNDGPPGTLVAMHGLDELRALPGVADVLVEFEPGDHVPTTNHNMCIPVSASVHGPDRATVLRTLAVARETVRLEITSDPAVLT, from the coding sequence GTGGAATCGAACAACCCGGTGGTCCTGCTGGTGGACCCCGCGGACAGCCGGAACGGACACGCGTACAAGGCCGCCGTCCGCGAGCTGGGTTTCGACGTGGTCTCGCTGTCCACGAGCCCGTCGTCCACGGCCGCGGACCTGCCGGCCGACCCCGCCGGCGAGATGTCGCTCCAGGCCGACGGGGTGGACGACGCCGTCCGGCAGGTCCGTGCGGCCGGGTTCGACCTGCGGGCTGTCGTCCCGTCCCGGGGGTCGACCCTCCACCTGGCCGACGAGATCGCGGCGCGGCTCGGCCTGCCAGGGAACGACCCCGCTCTGGGCTGGGCCCGGCGCAACAAAGCGGCGATGCGGACCAGGGCCGTACAGACAGGGGTCCGCGTTCCGGAGTTCCGGCTGGTCGACTCCCTCGACGCGGTGGCGGAGGCCGCCCGGGACATCGGCTTTCCCGTCATCGTGAAACAGACGATGGGCTCGGGCTCCTACGGCGTCACGGTCATCGGTGACGCGGCGGATCTGGACGCGGCGACCAAGGATCTGGCGGTTGACCGGCACGACCGACCGGTCACCGAATGGCTGGTGGAGCAATACATACGCGGGCGCGAGTACGCGGTGAATTTCTGCAGCGCCGACGGTGAACACCGGCTGATCGACGTCTGGGAATACCGACGGCCCGACGACCGCGACTACGACTTTCCCCTCTGGGACATCGTCCAGATCGACGGTTCGCATCCCGACTACGAACGGGTGGAGCGGTTTTGCAAGCGCGTGCTCGACGCGTTCGGCATCCATTACGGACCCGGCCACATCGAGGTCAAATGCAGTGACGACGGGGACGACGTCCACCTGATCGAACTCGCGGCCCGGTTCTCGGGCGGCCCCGCGGTACCGATGTGGACGAGACACTCCGATCTGCGACCGTTCCACGATGCCGTGGAGTGCTTCCTCGGCCGCCGTCCGAAGATGATCGACGGGGACCACGGGTTCCGGGCCGTGCTCGGCTCCGTCGTCATTCGCAACGACGGCCCGCCCGGCACCCTGGTGGCCATGCACGGGCTGGACGAGCTGCGCGCGCTGCCCGGCGTCGCCGATGTGCTCGTGGAGTTCGAGCCCGGTGACCATGTGCCGACCACCAACCACAACATGTGCATTCCGGTCAGCGCCTCGGTGCACGGTCCGGACCGAGCGACCGTGCTCCGCACCTTGGCCGTCGCGCGGGAGACGGTCAGGTTGGAGATCACGTCCGACCCCGCCGTCCTGACCTGA
- a CDS encoding RimK family alpha-L-glutamate ligase, which produces MTTAHDSDAITMFWIRSERESKSPNPYDAAINTGYDDAARAVGMRLTRISVDDVVVGTTKDCASVRVRGALVAPDATVFHTKLVTWPVDRFDYWRHLTTYAALSAAGFFTTVPVGLSLVNNEKQLTALQRFGSVVQRLPSVRLCTRGYDRDHLDWCTAAMRASDIGLPVVVKPASWGGGNGVFVASTVGELDAVLTWAAATELTVLIQPWLGRDVVDYRVYCLDGEPHRVLTRELRGDALAGNTAQGGSAAWNAIPDALLAPARAVARDIGLPYLCVDFLRADGRWWFSEIEVDGSAARDPDLNKARFGSFRSRFDTFVRDLRAEGAR; this is translated from the coding sequence ATGACGACAGCGCACGACAGCGACGCGATCACCATGTTCTGGATCCGCTCGGAGCGCGAGAGCAAGTCACCGAATCCCTATGACGCCGCGATCAACACGGGCTACGACGACGCCGCGCGCGCGGTCGGGATGCGGCTGACCCGGATCAGCGTCGACGACGTCGTCGTGGGCACCACGAAGGACTGTGCCTCGGTCCGCGTGCGCGGCGCGCTCGTCGCACCGGACGCGACCGTCTTCCACACGAAGCTGGTCACGTGGCCGGTCGACCGGTTCGACTACTGGCGGCACTTGACGACCTACGCCGCCCTGTCAGCGGCCGGCTTCTTCACCACGGTCCCCGTCGGGCTCAGCCTGGTCAACAACGAGAAGCAGCTCACCGCGCTACAGCGGTTCGGCAGTGTGGTGCAGCGGCTGCCGTCGGTGCGCCTGTGCACCCGCGGATACGACCGGGACCACCTCGACTGGTGCACCGCCGCGATGCGCGCGAGCGACATCGGTCTTCCGGTGGTGGTCAAACCCGCCAGCTGGGGAGGCGGGAACGGCGTGTTCGTCGCCTCCACCGTCGGGGAACTGGACGCCGTGCTCACCTGGGCGGCCGCCACCGAGCTGACGGTCCTGATACAGCCGTGGCTGGGGCGCGACGTGGTCGACTACCGCGTGTACTGCCTCGACGGTGAGCCGCACCGCGTGCTGACGCGCGAACTGCGCGGCGACGCGCTCGCGGGCAACACCGCCCAGGGCGGCTCGGCGGCGTGGAACGCCATCCCCGATGCGCTGCTCGCCCCGGCGCGGGCGGTGGCCCGTGACATCGGGCTGCCCTACCTCTGCGTCGACTTCCTCCGTGCCGACGGGCGATGGTGGTTCTCCGAGATCGAGGTCGACGGCTCCGCAGCGCGTGACCCGGATCTCAACAAGGCACGCTTCGGCTCCTTCCGCTCCCGCTTCGACACGTTCGTCCGCGATCTGCGAGCGGAGGGCGCGCGCTGA
- a CDS encoding cyclase family protein produces the protein MPRTVDLSRPLETGMPHARTIQAPEFTPTSTWADDRMRVMRLNIPTHIGTHVDAPSHFVEDGATLDQVPVSTLVGRAYCIEVLRDDPVPITAADLKSAVDLEPGDALLIRTGWDDRYGEPAYVDSHPYLAVDAARWAVDTGLRLIGMDTISPDLPMSMRPANFPYDVHRTLLGAGMLIVENLVLREIADRWSTLFVGVLNVSGGDGAPARALAVLDD, from the coding sequence ATGCCACGTACAGTTGATCTCTCCCGCCCGCTGGAAACGGGTATGCCGCACGCGCGCACGATCCAGGCACCCGAATTCACGCCCACCAGCACCTGGGCGGACGACCGGATGCGGGTCATGCGCCTGAACATACCGACCCACATCGGCACCCACGTGGACGCCCCGTCGCACTTCGTCGAGGACGGCGCCACGCTCGACCAGGTGCCGGTGTCGACGCTGGTCGGCCGGGCGTACTGCATCGAGGTGCTGCGGGACGATCCCGTGCCGATCACGGCGGCCGACCTGAAGTCCGCCGTCGACCTCGAACCCGGTGACGCGCTGCTGATCCGCACCGGCTGGGACGACCGCTACGGCGAGCCGGCCTATGTGGACAGCCACCCCTACCTCGCGGTCGACGCGGCCCGCTGGGCCGTGGACACGGGGCTTCGCCTCATCGGCATGGACACCATCAGCCCGGACCTGCCGATGAGCATGCGTCCGGCGAACTTCCCCTACGACGTGCACCGCACGCTGCTGGGCGCCGGCATGCTGATCGTGGAGAACCTCGTACTGCGCGAGATCGCGGACCGATGGAGCACGCTCTTCGTCGGTGTGCTCAACGTCAGCGGTGGAGACGGCGCGCCCGCGCGGGCGCTGGCCGTACTGGACGACTGA